Below is a genomic region from Ziziphus jujuba cultivar Dongzao chromosome 7, ASM3175591v1.
aaaagcagCTTGCCGGAAGAAAAGCTAGATGCTTTATAGAATAAAAAGTATATTGTTTGCAGTAAGCAACTTGCTTGCAATGCAGAACAAGAATCTAATCGATGTTTATAGGAAGTAAATTGTTAATATATGCATCCAAATATGAAGGCACGTGGTTAATCAACCAATAAATTTTAAAGCAAAGATTCACTCAGTGACCAGCACATTTATATTGACAAATCAAATGTCAACTTGTGTACAAAGGAATGGCTGAAACAGGTTCATAAGTCCAACTGTTTTAACACACGAGAAGTGAGTATTTGGCTTTAATCCCTTGAAAATAGACGCAAATTATCACGTTGTGTAGCTCCTTTCCTAATACAGGTACTTTTACATTGCTTCTCTATTATCTGAATCTAGAAACTACtatgcaatttatttatatatatatatatatatatataatttaacattttcaCAAGTGTGAATTGATAATCTATTATTCCAGTGGGCAGTATTTATTATAGCCATTATCTTCATCATTAGTGGTGCAATAGTAGTTTTCTCATGGAATtagcaaaaaatatttaatttaaaaattcaactcCAATGTGTATATTCTGCCAGCTAAAAGCATCCACAGCACAATACAGGACTGGGTTAAAAAAGAACAGaacaacaaaaatgaatataattttccAGCACTCAAGTAAAGAGAATAATTTGAATAAAGTAAATATGATACTTGAAAAATCCTTCCAGACATACCCCAGATCATTGAGTGCTAAAGCAACTGCACAGAAGTTAGGAACTCCACTTCTCACAACCTAGTAAAATGAAGCCAAAGCCATGGTGTAAAAGGAATGCCATTGATCACAAGAGTTTACAAATTGTTGATTTTATATTAATGATTATAAAATCAACTAGCtggaaaaattaaacaatatagCAAAATTTGAGCATTTTACATAATACTGACTAAGAAAGCTGACTGTTTTTATCTCTCAAGTTGGATGCAACATAATTTAGGTATGACCAGAAGAAGCACCACGTCCACCATAGTTATAGTATGATTAAAATCAATGAGGAGATGTCAATAAGCTAAAGTTCATTTTACGAACATGATACGTAGCTATAACTTCAAAAAccttaacaaaaaatattaagaagTTGTATGTTGAAACATGAGTTGGAAACGGACCATGTTACAAGCAGGTTATTCATTCTAAACAGAAAGAGTAAGGAACAAGGcattgaaagtaatattttattacttacATCATATGTGTCTACAAGAGCTAGAAAGTTAGTAGGGAATGCCAAGGCATATGACGTGAAAGCAGCTAGCTCACTTTGATTGGTCTCACCAAAACTGCCGTGTAATGAATTTGACCACTGCAAATTACATGAcaaatattatcattattggaACACAGGTACAACCCACTATGGagccatataaatatatttagactatatatgcaaaataaaaaaaaattaaaaataaaaatgtaaaagcaTTAACGTAAGCTAAGCCAAATATAACTTCACAGCCTATATAATTCCCTTTGATCATAATCCTTCATTCTCCATTCTAAGAGTAAATGAGAATGGCTAGTTTTAACCTATTAGCAATCCGATAAAAACAGACGGTTACATAAACGTCATGAAAGAAGGCATGAAATACAGAAAAAGAATcaattgataaatatcaatataaGTACCTGAACTTTGCTTAACCACGTTTGAACTAGACTAACAAAATCCTCACAAATAGTCGAACCATCACGGCTGGTAAGCAATCTATCAACTATCTCATCTGGACTCTGCAAGCCATACAAATAATTAGACAAAGAATATATTCAAGCACAATACATAAACAATGAAAGTGATACTAAGGGACTTAGTTTTACATATCTGAAAAAGGAAATCATTGACAGGTAAAATAAGAcagaacagagagagagagagagagggggtgGGGGTGTGGAGATGCATTAAAAATTACTGCTTCAAACCTTTTTGGTTAATACAGATTAGTCTTTAAGTTTATATGCATGTAAATTGATGTTTAATACTTCTAAAGAAGGTTGGGATAAAACTGCAATAGTTACAGACCATAAATGAGCTAACAAAAGCATGAGAATGTGTTCCACGAAGTGGTATCCCGAATAACTTCCCAGCTGCAACATTGCTGTTATAACAGAATATAAACATGGACAGACCATTAGCTCAGGATTGACACAAAAGCCACTAAAGTAATAAAGCATGTAAGAATCAAGTGACCTACTAATGTGTGCgcttttatacatattttcttGATCTAAACACTTCAATATACACATAAAAACAGTGGAAACATATGGTCCCGAGTTTATTtgaaccaaattactaattggcCAAGAAATAATAGAAATGCATAATGCAACATAAATTAGAAGGGTCATAACAGATACAATGCTTAAACATTCCACAAAAAagaatccaaaagaaaaaaacacatgaAAAACTGCAAAATCTAGAAAACGACACTCAATATACCTTGTCGCATCAAATCCTCCCAAATAGCAGTACTTTGACGCCCCTATTCCACCATCAGGCCCCTAAACAAAACCATCTTTCTGATGAAGATAAAACCAGATATGCTTACATAGCAAAATGCAAACCACAAATCGTGTTTGTGGAAATCCAAATTCATGTAAGATACCTGAGCTCGTCGAAGCCCAAACTCAAGTAGCATTTTCGACTTTCCAGCAACAAACCGATGCCTAGCAGCATTAGTGGTAACTAATGatgcataattaattagattcaCAAATGGAGTTTCCAGTAATTGAACCACCTGCAATGGTAAATTAAGTTTACTATAATAAACTACATGTTTACCTAGGAACTAAGCTGAATTTAGAAACCATATTGACTGCAATGACCAAACAGGATACTATTGTAGTGTGTGGAAAAGAACCAGTTTGATGGTACTTACAGCAATTGGCCCCTCAACTCTTAGCATAGGTACCTTCGGGAAAACAACTGATCCCTCTGGAACAGCATACACTTCAACATCAGAACAGTCAATTCCTCTAAGATAATCATAAAAGCCATCCTGTACTTCAACACCAGAATTTTATTagtaaaatacatatttgaaaAGTGAAGGGaaaaaatttgaaggtggaAGAGTATCTTAACATTACATTTAAATTAACAGCCAAGGGACATATGATGCAATCTCCTCTATAACAGTTCTTTCACTTTAGTCTGGCAAATTActattttgcaatatttttggTGGGATGTAAAGTAACAAGATGAGGTGCTGGATTGCACAGATCAAGGACAAATAAAGTCTGCAAGAGGGGGCAAATTTTGAAAGTTGCATATGATTGGGCTGTTTGGTGGGCTCGAGTGAAGGGAAGCcaagcattttaaaatttatagacTATTTCTGGGATTAAGATTCACAGACAATTTCTACTTTCAAATCTTCTAATGTTTGTTTAGGCTAGATCATAATTAAGGTCTACCAGCATGACTACCTCTCATGAACTAAATTCAGGATGTTATGTCTATGATTATATAAATTAGTTTACCTCACATGACGAAGGTAAGGCTTCACGGACGAAAGAGATCTCCTCTTCAGTTAATTTGAAATTAGCAATGAATCTTATGCATTCTTCTAAACCAGCAAAGACTGTATATTCACCACCAAATGGATTCTTTCGAAAATACAGATCAAACCTGAGGAAAATTTTAAAGACCCGAAGAAGCTTCTTAAGAAGATATTCAAAACATTTGACCTCATATAAAATTGCTACAAAGTGCAGGTAAAATCAAAGTTGGCAACCAAGTGAAAATAAGATGCTAGCAGTAAATAAGCTTCCATGCTACAGTGAATGCTTGGTGTTCCTTAGTTCACCAGTAAAGCAATTCATCATTCAATGGATTCTGGGTAAAGCAATTCATCGTTCAGTGGATTGTGGGCAAATACACTTCAGAATACGAAAAACAAGTCATTTAGCCTCTACATTAAGTGGTTAGATTTCATTTGCTTTGATATTGAATAAGAACTCAATTCACTTATCCAACTATTCACTACCAAAtacagaagaagaaaggaaaagagcaGGTGCAGTTGACTAATTAAAATTCTGCAGATCACTACAAAACCAGAAAATAAAGGCCCCAAGTGCCCGACTGAATTCATGAATCCAGCAAGGCCATATATTTTTCCAATTGAAACCAGCTCACCAAAAATGTCACGAAGTGATTAATGTCCATCAGACTAGCAGATATGCACACTTGTTTACATATAGAAGACTTGTGCTCTTAAACCACCCAACATATGTTGGGTCAAGAACTTCACCAGCTAAAGTAACAAGGCTTTAcccaatattcaaaatttatgacAGCTAATATCCGAAGAGTATAGTCATTAACTATAATGATCAATAACCTCCTTGTCTCTTTTTCTGTTTCTGGCCATGCGCAATAATTGGTTATCTGATCAACCTAATTCTAACTTCGAGTTCCTAGAATCATAACGTCGAAGTACAAACGCTTCTTAatgaaacttaattaatcaaatttcatTGGTGGGATGCcacaccatagctagaatggaAAGCTATGGTCAGAAACTAACTCGAACTAACCAAAGATACATTACTAAGTTTTCTCTAGTAGTTCAGTCACTTCCAATGCCCCATTCACGTCTTATTGGTGATTGTTAATACTGTGTTGAGTGGTAAATTCTAGAAAGTGAgaactatgattttttttaattttttttttaactaaaaatgaaaaataaaaacattaataataaaagtaaaaaagctTAACTTTCTCAACCTGTGACAGCCTACCAATCAAACATTGCCGCGTATAAAAGCacaatgcataaaaaaaaaaaaattaaaaaaaaaaaattcataactgAATCGCaatcaattcaaaaaataaaaataaaaatgaatacgCTGAAGAAAGACCAAGAAAATCAACCACGAACAATCAGAAATCTCTCTGTTTGATAGCCGAGAAAAGTAAGGGATTGAAACCTGCCCCTTCCATCTCTCGAATTTCCCGGCAACCAAACAGGACCGtaagacaaataaaaaataaataaaatatttaaaaaaagaagaagaaaaaagtgacTAACACGGCTCGTTCGTTATGCTTGCCGGCTTTCCAGTAGGCGTAAGCCATGGTGAACTGGTAGAGATCCGTAAGCAGAGGCGTAACCATTGGATTGGTGGGTCCTGGAACTACCGAAGAGGAAAGCTCTCCATTAGGCCCGTTCTGTTTGGCCTCCATTGCTGCTCCAAATTCCTTAGGGCTTTTCTTCCTGCTGCTTctggttcttcttcttcccaaaactATTTCGCTTTGCCTCCTATATATTCAATATATCTGTCTTACACAAAcatatcttctatatatatacacaccgtGAACCCAAGCGTGCCCCTCACGAGGATCAAAATCcataaaatggaaaaacaaaaaacaaataaggtATTCAGCAAAAGAAAGACCGTTAAAAACGAAGAGACTTCCACGAAAAATCGTTAAAGAACAAAATACGATTTTCCACCCAAATTCAGAATTTAGAATCTCACACAGTATTCATAAAGGCTCTCTACTAACCAATACCCACGAACGACATGTAGcatcttattaatttttatttttatttttttccattattcTTGGATtgacaataattatttattattacttttttaatattcttgaccctttatttctattttatttatttattgatttattttatgagTTTTGTGGTCCGTCTCAAACGCAATTCGCATTGAGTGCCCCCGTCAATGACGACAAAAGCTTTACTGTGTTGTGTGGCTTGCAAAACTGAATGGTCGTAAATCATACGTTGGTTttgtttgtaaaattttatctaaattacATCTAGAAATTgttaattagaaaatatatgcAATGCATGAATTGCCGGCCATTTTCCTCGAGATCCAATTGAATATGCCTCACTGCATTCCAAGGTTGCTGCACAACTTTTTAATTCCCAGATGAAAAATTCTTCAAATTCTGCTAATATTCCTCCGCCTAAACCACCCATCAGAGTAAACGTTCAAAGGATTTTCGAAGCAAACATAAGCTAAAAACAAATTACTGAGTTCGAAGATGGAGGAGAAATCATGATTTTATCTCTTGCATGAGTGTTCGTATTGTAGGAAAGACAACAAAATGATAAAACAAAACTTTGTTTCATCAATCCAGTTAAGAATTAAGGCATTATCATTAAACATGACAACCTATGTGggttaaatatttatcaaaaccaTGTTATATAGGGCAttattttattaccaaattGGACAGAATTATATTTTAAGCAGTGaacagaataaaaattaaaaataaaaatagcacgAATATGCCCAAGAAGCCGCACACAGCTTAGCAAATTGAAAATGCCTAATAAAAGCATATCAACCACTTGAGACAAAGGCATGCATGAGCCAATACTGGTATTGAAATTGTTGGTTATCCAAATGGACACGAGGAACGTACAAATGCAACGTTGAATATGTGGTAGTTATAAGCCATTTCAGGACACCAAAGAAACAGCAACTCTGTCAATGCGGTTGTTTTTGGCTCGTGGTGTTTGGAACATGGGACGGTCGCAATCAAACTCTtctatcattctttttttttttttttttttttttttttaagtaataaagCTTTTGAAGAATAACGTTGTACTGGGCAGGGGATGGATGTTAGTTGAAGCCACTAAAGATTTTGTAAGGGATGAGCACAAAAAAGGATAAGGATGAGTGACGTGTCACTGCTATTAATTtacccttttcttttattttcttttttttttttttttgcttgctaaaagacaaaaaagacaaaaaaggatTCACTTTCCAACTAATCGTACCCTAATTTTTCTTTGCTGGACCTAAGTGAGTCAAACAtgttttaaacaatttattaCCGTGCGGAAGAAAGTTTTGGTCCCTAGTTCGAAAATTACACGTTTCGTTCAACAACAAGAATACAAAACCACAAGGCCAATTTGACTATGGAAAAAAAAGCCCGGAACGTGTTAACTACTGCGGAGAAACTTTATAATTTTGCAGACAGTTATTCCAAGTTTTGACAAGTGCTATCACTTTGAATGTCAATTCGACGTTACTTTTACGATGTGATTGACCAATCAACCAAAGCATTTGGACAATCCCTGTCAAGTTTTGACAGTCTACATAGAATCTTAAGGACTTCAAATATTGCAAAATCTTGATCTATCATGAATAAGTCTGTTGCTGCAGAGTAATAGAAATAAATTTCTAGAGCTTCACTGTAACTCCAGTAGTCAAGGAGTATCTATAAAAGTACGATATCATAGACAAGATTTTTTTCAGATGAATTACAAATTGTGAATAATAGTGCTTGCATATGTTCATAGATACAGAATACAGATGTTCCTTTTCTTAGCTATAATGGATACAGTAGATGATATAAATAAGATGTGgccactaaaaaataaataaataaagagtttaCGTGTCTTATATCCGGTTTCTACCAATTAATTAACAAGC
It encodes:
- the LOC107424535 gene encoding nicotinate phosphoribosyltransferase 2; this translates as MEAKQNGPNGELSSSVVPGPTNPMVTPLLTDLYQFTMAYAYWKAGKHNERAVFDLYFRKNPFGGEYTVFAGLEECIRFIANFKLTEEEISFVREALPSSCEDGFYDYLRGIDCSDVEVYAVPEGSVVFPKVPMLRVEGPIAVVQLLETPFVNLINYASLVTTNAARHRFVAGKSKMLLEFGLRRAQGPDGGIGASKYCYLGGFDATSNVAAGKLFGIPLRGTHSHAFVSSFMSPDEIVDRLLTSRDGSTICEDFVSLVQTWLSKVQWSNSLHGSFGETNQSELAAFTSYALAFPTNFLALVDTYDVVRSGVPNFCAVALALNDLGYKAAGIRLDSGDLAYLSCEARKIFCTIEEEFGVIGFGKMVITASNDLNEETLDALNKQGHEVDAFGIGTNLVTCYAQAALGCVFKLVEINNQPRIKLSEDVSKVSIPCKKRSYRLYGKEGYPLVDIMTGENEPPPKVGERILCRHPFNESKRAYVVPQRVEELLKCYWPGISGNKREDLLPLKDIRERCIKQLEQMRPDHMRRLNPTPYKVSVSAKLYDFIHFLWLNEAPVGELQ